Sequence from the Pseudomonas sp. LS.1a genome:
CACTGGCCAGGATCAGGCCGGTCAGTACGCCACCGAAGCTGTGGCCCACGGCAAAGCGCGGCACGTCGCCATACTCGCCTCGTCCGGCTTCGAAAGCGTCCACTGCCAACGCAGCGGTACGGTTCCAGCCACGAAACACCCCGCCATGGTCACTGTCACCATGGCCCTGGACATCGCTGAGCCACAGGTCGAAATGCTCGCCCAGGCGCAGCAGCAACGGTTGGTAGGCCAGGCAGCAGAAGCCGTTGCCGTGCAGAAAGTGCAGCAGCGGCCTGCCACTGGCCGGGGTTCGCCAACCACGCAGGGTGAAGCCTTCGGCGCATTCGTGGGACCAGGGAATCAACTGCATCGGCTTACTGTACTCGCAGGTCAGGAAAACGCCGATTCTACAAACAGCAGCGGGTACAGTGAAATCACCAGCAACAAGGCCATCAGGACATTGAACAGCATCAGCCAGCGCGGGTTCTGCAACAGGTTGCGCAGGGCACTGCCGAACATCACCCACACCCCCACGCTGGGCAGGTTGACCAAGGCGAACAAGGCGGCAATGACAATAACGTTGGTTACATAGCCTTGCGCCGGCGTGTAGGTGGTGATTGCCCCCACTGCCATCACCCAGGCCTTGGGGTTGACCCACTGGAATGCCGCCGCCCCCCAGAAGCCCAGCGGTTTGCGGGCACTGGACGAGGCTGTGCCGACCGGCCCGGAGGTGGCGATCTTCCAGGCCAGGTACAACAGGTAGGTGGCGCCGGTGTAGCGCAGTACCGTGTACAGTGGCGGCCAGGCCTTGAACACCTCGCCCAGGCCCAGGCCAACAGCCAGCACCATCACCATGAACCCGACGCTGATACCCATGGCATGGGGGATCGAGCGGCGCACGCCGAAGTTCACCCCCGAAGCCAGCAGCATGGTGTTGTTGGGGCCAGGCGTGATGGAAGATACAAAGGCAAACAGCACGAAGGCGGTCAGCAGGTCGGCAGAGGCAAGCATGGCAGGCATTCCACATTCTTTATGGGTCCTGTCACACTAATGGAGTCGCCCTCCTCTGCGACCGGTACAGTTCTACTAAATTGTGTAGATACACATCGCTGTACCGCTACCACCAGACCAAGGAAGCCGTCACCATGAGTCTCACCATTCGCCCTGCCGTACGCGCCGATGCCGAGCAGATCCTGGCCTTCATTACCGAGCTGGCCGAGTACGAACGCGCCCGCCACGAGGTGATCGCGAGCGTTGCCGATATCGAATACAGCCTGTTTGGCGAGGGCAGCACCGTGCACAGCCTGATTTGCGAACGCGATGGCCGGGCAATCGGCTTTGCTGTGTATTTCTATAGCTACTCGACCTGGCTAGGTCGCAACGGCATCTACCTGGAAGACCTGTACATCACCCCTGAGCAACGCGGCGACGGCGCCGGGCGACAGTTGCTGCAACACATTGCCCGCGAGGCAGTGGCGAATAATTGCGGGCGGCTGGAATGGAGCGTGCTGGACTGGAACGAACCGGCGATCGGCTTCTACCAGAAGCTGGGGGCCGAGGCGCAGGATGAGTGGGTGCGCTACCGGCTGGATGGGGACAAGCTGGCGGCGTTTGCCCGGGGATAACCGGGGGCGCTTGCGTCCGGTTTCCGGTCAAGCCCGCTCTCCTGGAACTGCGCATCACTCGGCAGGGGCACTGTGGGAGCGGCTTCAGCCGCGAACACCGGCGCAGCCGGTGCCATGCACCGCGTTGGATTCTTCGCGGCTGAAGCCGCTCCCACAGGATGCCCGGAGCCCCCGCAAACTCAATTCTGGCAATTGACGCCAGCCCCGCCCCATGCTCTCCTTATGCCTCGCGTTCAGGTGCCCCCCATGGGGGTGAAACGGGAAACCGGTGCGTCGCAGGCCCTCCAGCAGGGCCGGACAAGGCCGGTGCTGCCCCCGCAACGGTAAGCGAGCGAAGCGTCTTTGCCACTGTGCCCGGTCACCCGGCATGGGAAGGTGACGCCTTCCAGGAGCCTGGCTCCTCCTCGCAAGCCCGGAGACCGGCCTGGCGTTCATGAACACCCCGCGGTGGGCGGGCGCTGTTGCATTCCCCTGGGCCGCCACGCTCGGGGCTGCCGCGCTTGCCCATTGCCCACAAAAAGCAGAGGAACGCGTCATGCCCGTCACCAGCGCCAAGCAACATAGCATCACCACCCCCGTCACCCTCAGCCAGCGTGTCGTTATCGCCGTGGGCGCCAGCCTGCTGGGCCTGTGCCTGGTGTACTTCGCCGGCTTCTCGCACATCGAGGCCGTGCACAACGCCGCCCACGACACCCGCCACAGCGCCGCCTTCCCCTGCCACTGAGTACGCCCGATGATCACACGCATTGCCCGTACCGCGGGCTTCAGCGGGCTACTGGCGGCCTTGCTGCTGACCCTGCTGCAAAGCTTCTGGGTCGCCCCGCTGATTCTCGAGGCAGAAACCTACGAGTCCGCGGCCCCGGCCGCCCAGCACGAACATGCTGGCGAAGTGGCCGCCCATGAACACAGCGCCGAAGCCTGGTCGCCGGAAGACGGCTGGCAGCGGGTACTGTCCACCACCGGCGGCAACCTGGTGGTCGCGGTCGGTTTCGCCCTGATCCTCACCGCCCTTTACAACCTGCGCGAACCAAAGCGTGCCGCCACCGGTGCGTTGTGGGGCCTGGCCGGCTTTGCCGTGTTCTGCCTGGCCCCGACCCTGGGCCTGCCGCCGGAACTGCCAGGTACCGCAGCCGCCGACCTGGGACAACGCCAGGCCTGGTGGGTCGGCACCGCCAGTGCCACTGCGCTGGGCCTGGCCCTGCTGGTGTTCGCCCGCCACTGGTTGCTGAAGGCGCTGGGTGCCGTGCTGCTGGTCATTCCCCATGTAATCGGTGCACCGCAACCCGAAGTGCACGAGAGCCTGGCCCCTGCCGCATTGGAAACCCAGTTCAAAGTGGCCTCCTGGCTGACCAACGCTGCCTTCTGGCTGGCCCTGGGCCTGCTTAGCGCCTGGCTGTTCCGACGCTCCAGCAAGGCCTGATGCCAGCCTTTTACGCCGGCATCGGCTGCCGCCGGGGTTGCCCGGCGGATACGCTGGAAACCCTGCTACGCCAGGCCCTGGACAACCAGGGCCTGGCGTTGGCCGACCTGCATGGCATCGCCAGCATCGGCCTGAAGGCCGACGAAGCCGGCTTGCAGCAGTTGGCCGAACGCCTCGACGTGCCCTTGGTGTTGTACGATACCGCGCAGTTGCAACCCTACGAACACCAACTCAGCCACCGTTCCGCCACAGCCCATACCCACAGCAGCTGCTGGGGCGTGGCCGAGAGTGCGGCGCTGGCCCTGGCAAGTCAGCGGCTTGGCACGGCCAGTTTGCTGCTGACGCGCCAGGTACTGGGCCCGGCCACCCTCGCCCTGGCCTGTTGAACGTTCTCCCCTCTTTCTTGCAAGGACTTTCCATGACGGTCTACTTCATCGGCGCCGGCCCCGGCGACCCGGAACTGATCACGGTCAAGGGCCAAAGGCTGATCCGCCAGTGCCCGGTGATCATCTATGCCGGTTCGCTGGTGCCGGCCGCCGTGCTCGAGGGCCACCAGGCCGAGACCGTGATCAACAGTGCCGAACTGCACCTGGAACAGATCATTGCCGCCATGCGCAGCGCGCACGAGCAAGGTCAGGATGTAGCCCGGGTACACAGTGGCGACCCCAGCCTGTACGGCGCCATCGGTGAGCAGATCCGCCACCTGCAGGCGCTGGGCATCGATTACCAGATCATCCCCGGGGTCACCGCCACGGCGGCCAGCGCCGCCCTGCTCGGCTGCGAACTGACCCTGCCGCAGGTCGCGCAGACCGTTATCCTCACCCGCTATGGCGACAGTTCGCCAATGCCGCCCGGCGAACAACTGGGCGACCTGGCGCGCCACGGCAGCACCCTGGCGATTCACCTGGGGGTCAAGCACCTGTCGCGTATCGTCGATGAACTGTTGCCGCACTACGGCGCGCACTGCCCGGTGGCGGTGGTGCATCGCGCCACCTGGCCGGACCAGGACTGGGCACGCGGCACCCTCGGCGATATCGTCGAACGTGTCGCGGCCAAAGACTTCCGGCGCACCGCGCTGATCCTGGTGGGCCACGTACTGGGCGACACACCGTTTGCCGAATCAGCCTTGTACCGCGCGGGGCACGCCCACCTGTATCGCCCTGGCGACCAGGCATTGCCAGCTTCGCCGCGGACGTAGCAGACTCCAGGTTCCCGCCTGCAAACAGGAGTCATGCCCATGCTCGACCTACGCCCCAACTGCGAGTGCTGCGATACCGACCTGCCGGGTGACAGCCCCGACGCGCTGATCTGCTCCTTCGAATGCACCTTCTGCCGTACCTGCGCCGAAACCCGTTTCCAGGGCCGTTGCCCGAACTGCACTGGCCAGTTGGTGGCACGGCCGACACGGGTCGGCCAGGCGCTGGCCAACAACCCCGCCTCGACCCAGCGCGTGAGCAAATCGCACTCCGCCTGCGCTTGACCGACCTCAAAAAACAGACATTGCCGCTTTGGTAGGGTGATGTCTTTCCCCTTTTTTGTAGGACTTTTCAACAACAAGCGCGAGGACTTTCAACACTTCTATACTCGGCATTACCAAATTTCGGGAATGGTCGTATCGTGCAGCGCTTCCGATAACCCCACTTGCAGACGTATTCCTGAGTGATCCAGGAAGCGGACCACACCCCGACAGGAGTTTTCCTCATGACTACCGTGCTGATCGTCGACGACCACCCCATCGTCCGGCTGTCCTTGCGCATGTTGCTCGAACGCGAGCGCTTCCATGTCATCGGCGAGGTCGGCAATGGTAGCGAGGTGGCGCAGGTGGCCCGCGAACTGCGCCCGGACGTGGTCATTCTCGACATCGGCCTGCCCGGCCTGGACGGCATGGAAGTGATCAAGCGCCTGCAATGCCTGGAGCCGGTCCCCAAGATCATGGTACTGACCGGCCAGGCCACCGACCTGTATGTACGGCGCTGTCTGGATGCCGGTATCGGCGCTTTCGTGACCAAGGAAGAAGACCACGAGGCGTTGCTGTTCGCCCTCAAGGCCCTGGTCAAGGGCTACTCGACCTTCCCGCAGATGTCGGTCAACAGCAACTCGCTGGAAAGCGAGCCGGTGCGCCTGGCCAGCCTGTCCAACCGGGAAATGGAAGTGCTGCGGCGCCTGGCGCGCGGCGAGAGCAACAAGTATATCGGCACCTGCATGAACCTCAGTGCCAAGACCATCAGCACCTACCGGGGCCGCATCATGGAAAAGCTCAAGACCGAATCGCTGGTTGAAATGGTCGACCTGGCCAAGCGCAACGGCATCTGCTGAGCACTTGACGGCGATGAAGCGCCTGCTGGCAAGCGCCCTCCTGGCCATCGGCCTGGCCGGTTCCGGCGCGCTGCTGGCCAACAGCGAACCTCGCCAGTTGCTGGCCCGCTCGGTCAGCGCCGCCGCCCCACTCGCGCTGTCCCACGACGAGCGGCAATGGCTACAGCAACGCCAGCACCTGGTGCTGGGCAGTTCGCGGCCCGACTACCCACCGCTCGAAATCAATATCAGCCAGCGCGACTACGAAGGCCTGAGCGCCGATTACGCAGGCATCATTGCTGAACAGTTGGGCATCCCTATCGAAGTGCGACGCTACGACAGCCGCCACGAAGCCATCGCTGCGCTACGCGAGGGCCGAATCGACCTGCTGGGCAGCTCCAACGCCTTCGAGGCGGCGGATGCCCAGCTCAGCCTAAGTGCGGCCTATGCCGACGACCTGCCGGTCATCGTCACCCGCGAGGGGCACAGCCTGAAAAACACGCCCGACCTTGCCGGCCTGCGCCTGGCCATGGTCGATCATTACCTGCCAGCCAGTAGCGTCCGCACCCTGTACCCCAAGGCGCAATTGAGCCTGTATCGCTCGACCCTGGCCGGGCTGGCCGCGGTCGAACTGGGCGAGGCCGACGCTTACCTGGGCGATGCCATCAGTACCGACTTCGCGATTGGCAAGAGTTACCAGGGCACGCTGAAGATCGACCATTTCTGCCAGGTCGCCCCTGGGGCGTTTGCCTTTGCCCTGGCCAGTGACAACCCGCGCCTGCGCCAACTGGTCGACAAGGCGCTGGCGCGCATCAGCGAAAGCGAACGCCTGAACATCCTGCGCCGCTGGGGCAGCGGCAACACCAGCCTGCTGCTGCAGCGCCACGTCACCGACCTGACCGCAGAAGAAGAAGCCTGGATCGCTGCCAACCCCAGCATCAGCGTACTGGTCAACACATCGCTGGCGCCGCTGACTTTCAACGACGCCCAGCACCACCCCAGTGGCATTACCCTCGACCTGCTCAAGCAGATCTCGCTGCGCACGGGGCTGCATTTCAAGCCGGTCGAAAGCACTTCGGCACAGGCAATGGTCGAGCGTCTGGCACGCGGCGATGCGCAGATGATCGGCGCATTGGGCTACGGTACGGACCGTTCGAAACAACTGCGCTATACCCGCCCCTACCTGGTCAGCCCGCGGGTGCTGGTCACCCGCGGCGACAACGCATCACCGGCGCAGGCCAAGGCGCTGGATGGCCAGCGCATCGCCCTGGTGCGCGGCTCGCCGCAACGGGCCCTGCTGCAACAACGCTACCCGCAGGCCAGGATGGTCGAAGTGGACAACCCGCTCGGCCTGATGGAAGCCGTGGCCAACGGTGCCGCCGACGTCGCCCTGAGCAGCCATATCAATGCTGCCTACTACATCAGCCATGTGTTCAAGGACCGCCTGCGCATCGCCAGTGTGCTCGACGACGACCCGGCTGTCGCCGCCTTCGCCGTGGCCGCGGACCAACCCCAGCTGCAGGCAATCCTCGACAAGGCACTACTGAGCATTCCACCCGAAGAGCTGGACCAGCTGGTCAACCGCTGGCGCACCAGTACCCTGGTCAGTGACAGCCCCTGGCGTGACTACCGCACCCTGGCCCTGCAGGTGCTGGTGCTGTCGGCCTTGCTGCTGGCCGGGGTGGTGTTCTGGAACAGCTACCTGCGCAAGCTGATCAACCAGCGCACCGAGGCCCAGCACGCGCTGCAAGCCCAGTTGGCGCTGAGCCGCGGCCTGCTCGAACAACTGCGCCAGGCCAAGGACGACGCCGAACAGGCCAGCCAGACCAAGAGTACCTTCCTGGCCACCATGAGCCATGAAATCCGTACCCCGATGAATGCCGTGATCGGCCTGCTGGAGTTGGCCCTGGAAGACAGCCGCGGCGGCCGTTGCGACACCCAGACCCTGCAGACCGCCCATGACTCGGCCATCGGCCTGCTTGAACTGATTGGCGATATTCTCGACATTTCCCGCATCGAATCCGGGCATATCACCCTGCAGCCGGTGCCCACCAACCTGGTCGAACTGGTACGTGCCACCGTGCGGGTGTTCGAAGGCAATGCAAGGGCCAAAGGCCTGCATTTGCACAGCGAACTGCCGGCTGCGCCGGTCTGGGTGCTGGCTGATCCGCTACGACTCAAGCAGGTTTTGTCCAACCTGATCAGCAACGCCATCAAGTTCACCGATCGCGGCGAAGTCCACGCCAGCCTGCTGCTGCCCACGCCCCCCGACAACGACCACCTGGCAGTGGAACTGAGTGTGCGAGACACCGGCATCGGCATCAGCCCGGCCGACCAGGCCCGGCTGTTCAATACCTTCGTCCAGGCCGACGGCCCTCGGGCACGCCAGGGCGCCGGCCTGGGGCTGGTCATCAGCCGCACCTTGGCCGAGCTGATGGGCGGCAACCTGGGCTTGCAGAGCGTCGAAGGCGTTGGCACCAAGGTGCAGGTCAACCTGCAACTGCCCGCCTGCGCAGCACCGGAGCAGGTGCAACTGCACGCCCCGGCGCTGGAAAGCAGCAGCGGCCCGTTGAACATACTGGTGGTCGACGACTACCCTGCCAACCTGCTGCTGCTGGAGCGGCAACTGCAGACCTTGGGGCACCGCGTGACGTTGGCGGAAAACGGCGAAATCGCTCTGGCGCGCTGGCAGGCAGCGCGCTTTGACCTGGTGATCACCGATTGCAGCATGCCGGTCATGGATGGCCATGAACTGACCCGCCGCATCCGCAACCTCGAGGGCGAGCGCGGCCTGGCGGCATGCCGGATTCTCGGCGTCACCGC
This genomic interval carries:
- a CDS encoding LysE family translocator, producing the protein MPAMLASADLLTAFVLFAFVSSITPGPNNTMLLASGVNFGVRRSIPHAMGISVGFMVMVLAVGLGLGEVFKAWPPLYTVLRYTGATYLLYLAWKIATSGPVGTASSSARKPLGFWGAAAFQWVNPKAWVMAVGAITTYTPAQGYVTNVIVIAALFALVNLPSVGVWVMFGSALRNLLQNPRWLMLFNVLMALLLVISLYPLLFVESAFS
- a CDS encoding GNAT family N-acetyltransferase, with the translated sequence MSLTIRPAVRADAEQILAFITELAEYERARHEVIASVADIEYSLFGEGSTVHSLICERDGRAIGFAVYFYSYSTWLGRNGIYLEDLYITPEQRGDGAGRQLLQHIAREAVANNCGRLEWSVLDWNEPAIGFYQKLGAEAQDEWVRYRLDGDKLAAFARG
- a CDS encoding CbtB domain-containing protein; its protein translation is MPVTSAKQHSITTPVTLSQRVVIAVGASLLGLCLVYFAGFSHIEAVHNAAHDTRHSAAFPCH
- a CDS encoding CbtA family protein; the protein is MITRIARTAGFSGLLAALLLTLLQSFWVAPLILEAETYESAAPAAQHEHAGEVAAHEHSAEAWSPEDGWQRVLSTTGGNLVVAVGFALILTALYNLREPKRAATGALWGLAGFAVFCLAPTLGLPPELPGTAAADLGQRQAWWVGTASATALGLALLVFARHWLLKALGAVLLVIPHVIGAPQPEVHESLAPAALETQFKVASWLTNAAFWLALGLLSAWLFRRSSKA
- a CDS encoding cobalamin biosynthesis protein yields the protein MPAFYAGIGCRRGCPADTLETLLRQALDNQGLALADLHGIASIGLKADEAGLQQLAERLDVPLVLYDTAQLQPYEHQLSHRSATAHTHSSCWGVAESAALALASQRLGTASLLLTRQVLGPATLALAC
- the cobM gene encoding precorrin-4 C(11)-methyltransferase — its product is MTVYFIGAGPGDPELITVKGQRLIRQCPVIIYAGSLVPAAVLEGHQAETVINSAELHLEQIIAAMRSAHEQGQDVARVHSGDPSLYGAIGEQIRHLQALGIDYQIIPGVTATAASAALLGCELTLPQVAQTVILTRYGDSSPMPPGEQLGDLARHGSTLAIHLGVKHLSRIVDELLPHYGAHCPVAVVHRATWPDQDWARGTLGDIVERVAAKDFRRTALILVGHVLGDTPFAESALYRAGHAHLYRPGDQALPASPRT
- a CDS encoding DUF1272 domain-containing protein, giving the protein MLDLRPNCECCDTDLPGDSPDALICSFECTFCRTCAETRFQGRCPNCTGQLVARPTRVGQALANNPASTQRVSKSHSACA
- a CDS encoding response regulator transcription factor is translated as MTTVLIVDDHPIVRLSLRMLLERERFHVIGEVGNGSEVAQVARELRPDVVILDIGLPGLDGMEVIKRLQCLEPVPKIMVLTGQATDLYVRRCLDAGIGAFVTKEEDHEALLFALKALVKGYSTFPQMSVNSNSLESEPVRLASLSNREMEVLRRLARGESNKYIGTCMNLSAKTISTYRGRIMEKLKTESLVEMVDLAKRNGIC
- a CDS encoding transporter substrate-binding domain-containing protein → MKRLLASALLAIGLAGSGALLANSEPRQLLARSVSAAAPLALSHDERQWLQQRQHLVLGSSRPDYPPLEINISQRDYEGLSADYAGIIAEQLGIPIEVRRYDSRHEAIAALREGRIDLLGSSNAFEAADAQLSLSAAYADDLPVIVTREGHSLKNTPDLAGLRLAMVDHYLPASSVRTLYPKAQLSLYRSTLAGLAAVELGEADAYLGDAISTDFAIGKSYQGTLKIDHFCQVAPGAFAFALASDNPRLRQLVDKALARISESERLNILRRWGSGNTSLLLQRHVTDLTAEEEAWIAANPSISVLVNTSLAPLTFNDAQHHPSGITLDLLKQISLRTGLHFKPVESTSAQAMVERLARGDAQMIGALGYGTDRSKQLRYTRPYLVSPRVLVTRGDNASPAQAKALDGQRIALVRGSPQRALLQQRYPQARMVEVDNPLGLMEAVANGAADVALSSHINAAYYISHVFKDRLRIASVLDDDPAVAAFAVAADQPQLQAILDKALLSIPPEELDQLVNRWRTSTLVSDSPWRDYRTLALQVLVLSALLLAGVVFWNSYLRKLINQRTEAQHALQAQLALSRGLLEQLRQAKDDAEQASQTKSTFLATMSHEIRTPMNAVIGLLELALEDSRGGRCDTQTLQTAHDSAIGLLELIGDILDISRIESGHITLQPVPTNLVELVRATVRVFEGNARAKGLHLHSELPAAPVWVLADPLRLKQVLSNLISNAIKFTDRGEVHASLLLPTPPDNDHLAVELSVRDTGIGISPADQARLFNTFVQADGPRARQGAGLGLVISRTLAELMGGNLGLQSVEGVGTKVQVNLQLPACAAPEQVQLHAPALESSSGPLNILVVDDYPANLLLLERQLQTLGHRVTLAENGEIALARWQAARFDLVITDCSMPVMDGHELTRRIRNLEGERGLAACRILGVTANAQAEERARCLASGMDECLFKPIGLRTLKTHLPQARARQQPPARPGSGFNLSELRHLTQDDEQLIRHLLEQLSQSISEDLGSLRALAADAPGEAVRALAHRIKGGAKMLKVRTLVKDCEAIEQAHGQGLSTADLRLQLQASLEALLDELGDALSSIEASN